One region of Primulina tabacum isolate GXHZ01 chromosome 1, ASM2559414v2, whole genome shotgun sequence genomic DNA includes:
- the LOC142513747 gene encoding agamous-like MADS-box protein AGL80 produces the protein MTRNKLTLAYIDNDAERKASFKKRKKGLIKKVSEIKMLCGVEACVVIYSPYEAPVVWPSPEVARTVIRRFKNLPEIEKTKKMVNQESFTQHQIKRAEERLRKLQKEIKRKELRNFMYMVIEGKASIDDFDFRDAREMNYIIHETLEEITWRMKALKEAGADGAPSAMSPGGGSGGDGGGPPENISSDSIPGSRTIPFF, from the coding sequence ATGACAAGAAATAAGCTCACCCTAGCCTACATCGACAACGATGCAGAAAGGAAAGCCTCGTTCAAAAAGAGAAAGAAGGGTCTGATCAAGAAAGTGAGCGAGATCAAGATGCTGTGTGGTGTGGAGGCGTGCGTCGTTATATACAGCCCCTACGAAGCTCCGGTGGTGTGGCCGTCGCCTGAGGTGGCACGGACAGTGATCAGGCGTTTCAAAAACTTGCCGGAGATCGAAAAGACCAAAAAGATGGTGAACCAGGAGAGCTTCACTCAACATCAGATCAAGAGAGCGGAGGAGAGGCTCCGTAAACTGCAGAAGGAAATCAAACGCAAGGAACTGAGGAATTTCATGTACATGGTTATAGAGGGGAAGGCTAGCATTGATGATTTCGATTTTCGTGATGCGAGGGAGATGAATTATATCATTCACGAGACACTGGAGGAGATCACTTGGAGGATGAAGGCCCTAAAAGAAGCTGGTGCTGACGGTGCACCGTCAGCGATGAGTCCCGGTGGCGGCAGCGGTGGTGATGGCGGAGGGCCACCGGAGAATATTTCTTCTGATTCAATTCCAGGATCCAGAACAATCCCTTTCTTTTGA
- the LOC142551885 gene encoding uric acid degradation bifunctional protein TTL-like isoform X2, which translates to MESLIVLGEKEWLACCGSVKFAKEMASAGPFSSYQEAVGAASETWFNKVDVNGWLEAFSAHPQIGESPSKAHKSPTSAQWSKGEQSTALATATDTTLQELYEWNARYRQKFGFVFLIFASGRSTPEILAEMKRRYQNRPIVEFELAAKEQMKITELRLSKLFSANATAASTTNIQYASDVAKVGDRVSCISGHLGAAKEIPAEKSAETFTRTRPPITTHVLDIARGSPAAGIEVLLETWDNNQSRPLFGQMDSSRNWKLQGSSTTDKDGRSGQLMKMVDNLNPGIYQISFNTGKYNPAGFFPYVSIVFEVRDSQKLEHFHVPLLLSPFSFSTYRGS; encoded by the exons ATGGAATCTTTAATAGTTTTGGGCGAGAAAGAATGGTTGGCATGCTGTGGAAGCGTCAAATTTGCCAAAGAAATGGCGTCTGCCGGGCCCTTTTCCAGTTATCAAGAAGCCGTCGGTGCTGCCAGTGAAACATGGTTCAATAAA GTGGATGTAAATGGATGGCTGGAAGCTTTTTCTGCACATCCTCAGATTGGTGAAAGCCCGTCGAAGGCCCACAAAAGTCCCACCAgcgctca GTGGAGCAAGGGAGAACAATCGACTGCTTTAGCTACTGCCACTGACACCACCTTGCAG GAGCTATATGAGTGGAATGCTCGCTATAGGCAGAAGTTTGGGTTTGTGTTTCTGATATTTGCGTCTGGAAGAAGTACCCCGGAGATACTGGCAGAGATGAAG AGACGCTATCAGAACAGACCAATAGTCGAATTCGAGCTTGCAGCCAAGGAACAAATGAAGATAACAGAACTACGTCTTTCTAAGCTATTTTCAGCTAATGCAACTGCTGCTTCCACAACCAACATCCAGTATGCTTCAGATGTGGCAAAAGTTGGAG ATCGAGTGAGCTGTATCAGTGGACATTTGGGTGCCGCAAAGGAAATTCCTGCTGAGAAATCTGCTGAAACTTTTACAAGGACACGCCCACCTATCACGACCCACGTTCTTGATATAGCCCGTGGCTCTCCAGCTGCTGGTATTGAAGTCCTTCTCGAGACTTGGGACAACAATCAATCCCGGCCATTATTTGGTCAAATGGATTCAAGTCGTAATTGGAAGCTCCAAGGTTCTTCAACTACAGATAAAGATGGTAGAAGTGGTCAGTTGATGAAAATGGTTGACAACTTGAACCCTGGCATATACCAGATCAGTTTCAATACTGGGAAGTATAATCCGGCAGGCTTCTTCCCATATGTCTCTATCGTTTTTGAAGTCCGGGATTCGCAAAAGTTGGAGCATTTTCATGTCCCGCTGTTGCTTTCTCCATTTTCATTCAGCACTTACCGTGGGAGCTAG
- the LOC142551885 gene encoding uric acid degradation bifunctional protein TTL-like isoform X1 encodes MESLIVLGEKEWLACCGSVKFAKEMASAGPFSSYQEAVGAASETWFNKVDVNGWLEAFSAHPQIGESPSKAHKSPTSAQWSKGEQSTALATATDTTLQELYEWNARYRQKFGFVFLIFASGRSTPEILAEMKRRYQNRPIVEFELAAKEQMKITELRLSKLFSANATAASTTNIQYASDVAKVGEDRVSCISGHLGAAKEIPAEKSAETFTRTRPPITTHVLDIARGSPAAGIEVLLETWDNNQSRPLFGQMDSSRNWKLQGSSTTDKDGRSGQLMKMVDNLNPGIYQISFNTGKYNPAGFFPYVSIVFEVRDSQKLEHFHVPLLLSPFSFSTYRGS; translated from the exons ATGGAATCTTTAATAGTTTTGGGCGAGAAAGAATGGTTGGCATGCTGTGGAAGCGTCAAATTTGCCAAAGAAATGGCGTCTGCCGGGCCCTTTTCCAGTTATCAAGAAGCCGTCGGTGCTGCCAGTGAAACATGGTTCAATAAA GTGGATGTAAATGGATGGCTGGAAGCTTTTTCTGCACATCCTCAGATTGGTGAAAGCCCGTCGAAGGCCCACAAAAGTCCCACCAgcgctca GTGGAGCAAGGGAGAACAATCGACTGCTTTAGCTACTGCCACTGACACCACCTTGCAG GAGCTATATGAGTGGAATGCTCGCTATAGGCAGAAGTTTGGGTTTGTGTTTCTGATATTTGCGTCTGGAAGAAGTACCCCGGAGATACTGGCAGAGATGAAG AGACGCTATCAGAACAGACCAATAGTCGAATTCGAGCTTGCAGCCAAGGAACAAATGAAGATAACAGAACTACGTCTTTCTAAGCTATTTTCAGCTAATGCAACTGCTGCTTCCACAACCAACATCCAGTATGCTTCAGATGTGGCAAAAGTTGGAG AAGATCGAGTGAGCTGTATCAGTGGACATTTGGGTGCCGCAAAGGAAATTCCTGCTGAGAAATCTGCTGAAACTTTTACAAGGACACGCCCACCTATCACGACCCACGTTCTTGATATAGCCCGTGGCTCTCCAGCTGCTGGTATTGAAGTCCTTCTCGAGACTTGGGACAACAATCAATCCCGGCCATTATTTGGTCAAATGGATTCAAGTCGTAATTGGAAGCTCCAAGGTTCTTCAACTACAGATAAAGATGGTAGAAGTGGTCAGTTGATGAAAATGGTTGACAACTTGAACCCTGGCATATACCAGATCAGTTTCAATACTGGGAAGTATAATCCGGCAGGCTTCTTCCCATATGTCTCTATCGTTTTTGAAGTCCGGGATTCGCAAAAGTTGGAGCATTTTCATGTCCCGCTGTTGCTTTCTCCATTTTCATTCAGCACTTACCGTGGGAGCTAG